GTACACTTGGTTATTATAGTGCGTAGGTACCTAAGCATTCCAACCTTGGACAATACATTCATTGACACTTTATCTCTCTATCTGGTTACTAACGCCGCCGTAGTAAACACGATCTACAAGTGATACATGATGCTTCTGATGCCATTTGAGCTAATAAATATGGATAAGCAGGTAGGCACATTAATACACAAGTTATATACCTAAACCCCTTGTGTGGATAAGCAACACAAACACAACACAAAGGATATCATTATTAAGTATGTATCCAACTCCTTATAATCGAAAAAGTAGTACTAACGTAgtttaagtatgtaggtacctaggtataaagaGTAGAGACTAAACACATTAGGTATATCAGGTTCGATGCAACATGCAGTTCAGGACCAAGTAGCCCTAGGAATTACATAAGTCAAATCAAAACAATTTTGCAAGTCTTGCAAACAGAACGTGAACATTTTTCACAGATCCATCACTTTAAACGTACCTAGCTTAAAATGTCAATCTGCgcaatttttatgtaaaaaaaactatgagGCACTAAACTAAGCTTCAAATTCGGTGTTCCGAAACTTAGGTCAAGCACGAAACCTAAATCAAGCGTTTTGGTCATTTGTTAATCACACAGGCGAAGTCACAGGTAGCGCTAATAGatacctatacatattatgAATGTACATAATACTTATGGCACCATGAAGAGAAACTTAATGCAAAAttaaacgaatattttatagatacactttcacaaataaaaattattagatACCAAACTAGATGTCTGAACTCTTGATTGCGAATAATGTCAGACAGACCACCAAGTAATTACAGACTACGAATCCTATACACCTATAACATTTATATAATACCCGTAATTTGTCCGCGCCTGAGTCCCGCCCaaagatataaattataatattaaaggcaaatcaaattgaaaaagttagagaaaaagaaaatagcCAAAGATGATATCCAAACTTTTGAACAGCAGAATATCTATTTGGCtctatcaaataaaataactgaGGGAacaattgttaatttaattttgaaattgtaaCCGATATCCGATAATGATATGCAACTTGCTAAAAAGAACTCGAATTCAAAAAAGCCTaaggattaataataatttgcttgCCATAAAATAGTGATAATAGGTTTTATTTGCCCGACATGTTATTAGAGTAATATCAAAAGCAATTTCGTGTTCAGAACATAATAAGCctaataaaatgattttatacctttatacatatacctactttatacttttatacattttacttattttaaaatcttttttccaGGTATGCGAGAAGTTAGAAATAGGCGCCGAATCGGACTATTTCGGTCTCCGCGTCTGTTCTGGATCTGGTCCCGGGAGATGGGTGAACCTCCGCAACCACTTAGATCCCCATCGCTTCCCAAGCCGGCGTCTCGACTTGCGTGTCAAATTCTGGGTCCCACCGCATCTGCTCATCAACGAGCCCACTCGACACCAATTTTACCTTCACGCGAAATTGGACCTTATTGAAGGCAGATTGGTCGTGGCCGATCAAGAAGTGGCTCGTCGGATTATAGCCTACATTGCTCAAGCGGAAACGGGCGATTGCGATCCTGATGTTCCATCACACGTGTACGCCGAGTGCCACAAAATCGGACCACAGGTTAGATTTAAATATATTACCGACGTTAAATATTTACTAAGTTGTGTTGAATAGGTATACTAACATTTTATTTCGAGaatgattttgaaaatgattttgTGTTCTTAGAGACGCAGTCGACCGtgtataaatatgtaaatggTTTTTTTCCATCCCAACTTTGAAAAGGTTTATTTAGATAAAGATGAATCCAGATTTTAAGTAAAGATATGAATAATGAATTCTATAATTTAAGTATGAAGTTTTTATCTGTAGAAatgataaaaatcttttttgatTGTTGCAGGGTGAAAAACCAGATGACCATATGGAGAAGATTATCGAATATCACTGCCAAATAGCTGGAATGCGTGCTTCACAAGCCGAATATAGGCTATTAAAAGAAATATCCAAACTTGAATCGTTTGGAGAGGAACTGTTCTTTTGCAAACCTGTCACGCATAGCAATAATGCCTACAACCTGTACAGCCATTTATCGTATCACCGACAAGTTGAAGAGCTAAGGGCAAGAGACGAGCAGGAGATAGATGGTGGGGCTACAGTGGGTTGTTTGGCGTCGGGGCAAAGCGGCGGAGGCTGTGGCTGCAGGCTGAGTACGTGTGTTGGTGTCGGACCTCATGGAATCGTGGTGTACAGGCCAGCTTGTAATGGAGACCACGATATTGGTGTTGAGAAACAGAGGTGAGATAAATTAATTGACTTTTAACCGCTACCTAGTTAGATTAATTGTTACAAACACAAGAATACGTTGATCGCAATGCACCAAACTTACATTGAATCATTATGTAGATACTCCAAACTTACGACTCTAttgtatagaatattatttattcaaataaacttttacaagtgcttttaaatcgtaAATAGAATCTTCCACTTGAACTTGTTTCGAATGACCatggttaggtacctatatcatatTTGCAATGTAAGTACTTACGATAAACTATATCCACAAGGAACTAAGTAATAACGTGCTAAAGATGGCTATATGTTTTCATCCTCTCCATTTGTCTGAGATAATCGTATTATTTTAACATCATGGCTCCCCAGGCCCCTTTAATCTTTAACAAAGAACAGTGTATTATACTCTATAGTCTATGTCATTGAACTTATACCAGTAGATTTGAATTTAGTGATACACAAAATAAAGATCTTTGTAAGTAGAATAATCTAGATAAGTTTACCTATTTCATTTCTCACAAACAATGTTTTTAAAGGCATTGACGTCATTGTCGTACAGGATAATATCCAAATCGGTCTTATCAAATATCATATTTTATGCTATCTGCTGTTTTATACTACACTAATCTAATGCTATTGTATTGTTTACAAGAAGGcacctatacctattatttgagatattaattatttattatccatacttactatCTATCCATTCTGATATTCCATACttactaaattataaaatgcgaagtgtctgcttgtctgttaccttttcacggtctatctgcctaactgattttgacgggtacagagacggattaagtagttacctacatcCTGGAGACTAACATGTGCGTTACTTTTCATCCTGTACAATCAAAGAATTACGgacctttaaaaatctaaacacAGTAtacgtagacgaagtcgcgagcatcgtcCAGCATTATCACTGAGGAATTGAggataattatgtatattatgagCATAATTAGAGGTAttagctacctacttataactgTTGAGTGGTTGtttaattagtacctacctaccaagtaaATAATGTTTAAGAATAAAACTCGCAGACAAGAACATACTTTTTAGTTAATAAGTAATGCAGTTTATGTAAACAAATAcgcataaaataatatattaattacataCTCGTATGCAAAAAACGTTGGACCTTTGTAATATTCTATTTACGTAGTAGCACTAGCTACTACATAAGGCAAATACATAAGTAACTCTTATTGTCCACACATTTGCATTTTGTTTATAACAttggtaggtatttaggtattaGTAACGCACTATCTATTTTCGCCCGGCGTTTATTTGCGCGACTTTGTTTGCGCTAAAGGTTTGCTCAGCTGAGCCAGTCAGCCAAAGTCTATCTTATCACGAGCAAATACCGTGCTCTCACACATCTAGAATCTCGATGTCCTGAACAACATGAATTAACTTTGTGATACCCTCTAAAGAGAAAAAATACTTGAATACGttgaatactagatgatgccagcgtaAGCTTCAGTTTTtaaatcccgaaaaatcaaagagatgagttttcgggacaaaaagtagcttagtATAATTGCTGCCCAGAGATGGAAGCTGTCTCTGTatatctttcatcaaaatcggttaaacggctTAACAAACtggcattaataatatttttgagttgatgcatatattaatttatccatactaatattattattgcgaAAGTATGTATCTGTCACCTATTTACCGCTCAACCAATCTTGATAAATGGTACAGAGAGAAATTGCATTCTTGAGATGGGATACTTTTATTAGTCCCAGCAGGATTTTTTTCCCAGGCATCTTatcaaaatcaataaaatgggAAGTTTcgtatacatatatttattgttaaaaaataataaataaatacttggtAG
The window above is part of the Maniola jurtina chromosome 5, ilManJurt1.1, whole genome shotgun sequence genome. Proteins encoded here:
- the LOC123865631 gene encoding E3 ubiquitin-protein ligase MYLIP; this encodes MWLVSQPNSVILEVKVEPNSIGQQCLEKVCEKLEIGAESDYFGLRVCSGSGPGRWVNLRNHLDPHRFPSRRLDLRVKFWVPPHLLINEPTRHQFYLHAKLDLIEGRLVVADQEVARRIIAYIAQAETGDCDPDVPSHVYAECHKIGPQGEKPDDHMEKIIEYHCQIAGMRASQAEYRLLKEISKLESFGEELFFCKPVTHSNNAYNLYSHLSYHRQVEELRARDEQEIDGGATVGCLASGQSGGGCGCRLSTCVGVGPHGIVVYRPACNGDHDIGVEKQSIPYTAIHRAQPQRRIFQLSYVTNDGHEATLYVKMATSGQAAALYRAVTEKHAFYCCETVRSDVTEQFIRDLKGTIASIFNDSSTLGRRYVFDIRRTCREVHDRARRDAHARGSHEPRPRRRSAAGAGHEESRSRSRSGSRGGVSAGAGGESLACRVCMDAPMDTLFLPCRHVVCCDLCAPRCERCPLCRGEIDKLMHIFLPVEYQRSPGVIIK